A window of Garra rufa chromosome 16, GarRuf1.0, whole genome shotgun sequence contains these coding sequences:
- the arhgef37 gene encoding rho guanine nucleotide exchange factor 37, with translation MTVDPPQSPHLNVTPSGPGPRRHSYTPGALPLPKPTTTPCFQVYAGYDFTARSGHEISLRAGEPVRVVEPHDKRGNKEWSLVEARGQRGYVPSNYLAILPSVIASPTFPYR, from the exons ATGACTGTTGACCCACCACAGTCTCCTCATCTGAACGTCACGCCCTCTGGTCCAGGACCCCGAAGACACTCCTACACCCCCGGAGCCCTCCCGCTCCCAAAACCCACGACCACGCCCTGTTTTCAG GTGTATGCGGGCTACGACTTCACGGCAAGGAGCGGTCACGAGATTTCTCTGAGAGCTGGCGAGCCGGTGCGTGTGGTGGAGCCTCACGATAAGCGTGGAAACAAGGAATGGAGTCTGGTGGAGGCGCGCGGCCAGAGAGGCTACGTCCCCTCCAACTACCTCGCCATCCTCCCTTCTGTGATTGCCTCACCCACCTTCCCTTACCGCTAG